A region of the Paraburkholderia flava genome:
TATAGCACTCGATCACATAATCGAAATCGAACAGCGCCGCTGCGCGCTTGCGGTCCCACACGACCGGATCGAACGGCGACAGCACGGTCGTCACGCTCGACGCGATGCGCCCGTTCGCGGCATCGTCGACGAGCGGCGCAAACTCGCGATGCACGAACGCATCGTGCTTCCATCCTTCTACCTGGACCGGCAGCAATTCGCCCGCATCGGCGAGCGCATGCAGCGCATCGGTGTACGGGCGGCGCGGCAGACGGTAGTAATCGGCGACCCAGTCGGCGCGCACAATGCCGAGCGCGCGGCAACTGCGTTCGAGCAACGCGCGGGTGACGGTGCCGGCGGGCGGTAGATCGCGTGCGTCGTTCCAGCTCGGCAGCACGCGCTCGGTCAGATCGTAGACGCGCTGGAAATTGCGCCGCTCCGCGACCATCAACTCGCCGATCGCGAACAGCACTTCCAGGTGCCGCTTCTCCGGTTTCCAGTCCCACCAGCCGCTGCCCGTGCCGGCTTCGCGCGCGAAATCGGCGGAGCGCACGGGACCGGTCGCGCGGATGTGTTCGAGCAGCGCCGCGATGTCGTCGCGATACTGCGCATGCCACTCGGCCGCGTATTTCCAGCCCATGTCCGACGGATCGAGCATCCGGTGACGCAGCAGACCGTAGTCCTCGATCGGCACGAAACACGCCTCGTGCGACCAGTATTCGAACAGACGACCTTCCGCGAGATGCTCGTCGAGCCACTGTTGCGGGTACGCGCCGATGCGGCTGAACAGAACGAGGTAGGGGCTGCGCGCGACGACGTGGATCGTGTCGATCTGCAGTTGCGCCATCCGCCGGATCGCGTCGAGGACGTCGGCTTTAGTGGCCTTGCGGCGCGGCGGAGTCAGCAGGCCTTGTGCGGCCAGGTGCAGCGTGCGGGCTGCGGAGAGAGGAAGTGTGTTCACGCAGTCGATCGGCGATGGAAGGCGGCTTCGGCACACGCCGGGCGCCGCACGGAATCGCTACTGTAGCGTGAAGCGGCGATTCGCGAGCGGCGCGGTTCGAGCCTGGCCTGGCGCCCGGCGCGACGGCCGCGCGGATCGTGCTGCGTGAAGATCAGTAACGGCCGCGATGATGGTCCCAGCCGCGTCCGCCACCATGATCCCATCCACGGTGTTCGCCGCGATCGTGCCAGCGGCGTTCGCGCCAGCCGCCGCCGTAACCATACCCGCCGCCATAGTACGGTGCAGGTGCGTAGACGACGGGGGGCGGCTGATAGATGACCGGCGGCGGCGCGGCGTAGACCGGTCCGGGCGCGCCCAGATAGACGCCGACGTTGACGTGAGCGGATGCGCTCGCCGAAGCGAACACGGTTGCGATGCCGAGTGCTGCGAGTAGCAGGGTGCGTTGAATCATGTCCGTCCTCTTTTGCTGTTCGTCGCGCCGTCAGGTGCTATCAAAATGCTGACTGAATATTACGATGCAGAAAGCAGGTCGGGTGCAAGCAGAGTCTGTGATGTGTAACGGTCGGTAAGTGCGGGCGATAAAAAAGGCAGCGCGGCTTGTGTGCCGTGCTGCCTTTTCTTGCTTGCCCACGAGGGCAAGCCCTACAACTTACGCCCCGAGCGCGATCGCTTCGCCCGCATTGACCGCGAGCATCTGGTGAATCTGCGACACAACTGCCGCGCCTTCACCGACCGCCGCCGCGACGCGCTTCGTCGAGCCGGCGCGCGCGTCGCCGATCGCGAACACGCCGTCGACGCTGGTGGTCAGCGAGCACGAGTTGTCGCCGTCGACGCCGGTCAGCACGAAGCCCTTCGGATCAAGTTGCACGCCGCAGGTGCGCAGCCAGTCGGTATTCGGATCGGCGCCGGTGAAGAGGAACAGATGGCGCGTATTGAACTGCTGCGTGCCGTCAGGCAGCGGCTTTTTCAGTCCGACTGACGTAAGCCCGCTTTCGTCGCCGTCGATCCCGCCGATTTCCGTGTGCGGATGAACGATCACGTTCGGCAGCGACGCGATGCGGTCGATCAGATAACGCGACATCGTCGCGGCGAAATCGCTGCGGCGGATCAGTACGTGCACGCGCTTCGCGTGCGTCGCGAGATAAACGATGGCCTGGCCCGCCGAATTGCCGCCGCCGACCAGCACGATCTCTTCGTGCTTGCACAGCTTCGCCTCGACCGGCGACGCCCAGTAGTACACGCCGCGACCGTCGAAACGCTCGAGTCCTTCGATCGCCGGCCGGCGGTACACCGCGCCGCTCGCGATCACGATCGCCTGCGCGGTCACGCTGCCGCCGCACTTCAGCTCGAGACGATGCGGCTGCTCGTCGCAATGCAGCGCCTTCACCTTGACCGGAATCGCGACGTGCGCGCCGAACTTCTGCGCCTGCACGAACGCCCGGCCTGCGAGCGCCTGCCCGGTGATGCCGGTCGGGAAGCCGAGATAGTTTTCGATCCGCGAGCTGGCGCCCGCCTGGCCGCCAGGCGCGCGCGAGTCGAGCACGATCACCGACAAACCCTCCGATGCCGCGTACACCGCAGTCGCCAGTCCGGCCGGACCGGCACCGACGATCGCGACGTCGTACACGCGCGAGTTGTCGAGATCGGGCAGCAGGCCGAGGCAGGTCGCGAGTTCGGGATCGCTCGGATGACGCAGCACCGAACCGTCCGGACAGATCACGAGCGGCAGATCTTCCGGGCGCTCGGCGAACTGTTCGATCAGGCCGAGTGCGTCCTCGTCGCGTTCGTCGATCACCGAATGCGGATGACCATTGCGCGAAAGAAAGCCTTGCAGTGAGACGAGTCTCGAATCATTGCGTTTACCGACGAGAATCGGACCGCCCGCGCCTTTCTCGATCAGCGCCACGCGACGCAGGATCAGCGCACGCATGATGCGTTCGCCGAGATCGGCTTCCGCGACGATCAACGCGCGCAGCCGTTCCGGCACGAGCAGCAGACATTCGGTCGGTTCGAGTGCAACGCCGTTCACGAGTGCGGGACGGCCGGACAGCTGACCGACTTCGGCCATGAAATCACCGTACCGATGTTCGGTTACCACGTGCTCGCGACCGAGACCGTCGCGCTGGTAAATTTTCACGACGCCTTCGAGCACGACGAACATGCCCGGACCGGGCTGGCCGGTCTCGAACAGCATCTCGCCCGGCTGCCAGCGATGGACTTCGCCGAAGCGGCGCATGCGCTCGATCTCTTCGGTCGAGAGCTTCGGGAACATCTGATGACCCCGGGTGGACAGATTCGAGAACGGCGCGTCGGCGACGACGTCCGGCTGAATCACTACATCGTGAATTGCTCCCATCGATTCACTCCTTCACTTGACGCGCGCCGCGATGGGGTTGGGCGCTGCGATTGCGCGGCGGGCGCGCTTATACGGTTAT
Encoded here:
- a CDS encoding winged helix-turn-helix domain-containing protein — its product is MNTLPLSAARTLHLAAQGLLTPPRRKATKADVLDAIRRMAQLQIDTIHVVARSPYLVLFSRIGAYPQQWLDEHLAEGRLFEYWSHEACFVPIEDYGLLRHRMLDPSDMGWKYAAEWHAQYRDDIAALLEHIRATGPVRSADFAREAGTGSGWWDWKPEKRHLEVLFAIGELMVAERRNFQRVYDLTERVLPSWNDARDLPPAGTVTRALLERSCRALGIVRADWVADYYRLPRRPYTDALHALADAGELLPVQVEGWKHDAFVHREFAPLVDDAANGRIASSVTTVLSPFDPVVWDRKRAAALFDFDYVIECYTPAAKRRYGYFVLPLLSRGKLVGRVDAKAHRTSGVFELKAVHLEDGVRISGRLIADLRRALQRCAQWHGTPQLEITSAPSPLKKALLAEMESD
- a CDS encoding FAD-dependent oxidoreductase, which produces MGAIHDVVIQPDVVADAPFSNLSTRGHQMFPKLSTEEIERMRRFGEVHRWQPGEMLFETGQPGPGMFVVLEGVVKIYQRDGLGREHVVTEHRYGDFMAEVGQLSGRPALVNGVALEPTECLLLVPERLRALIVAEADLGERIMRALILRRVALIEKGAGGPILVGKRNDSRLVSLQGFLSRNGHPHSVIDERDEDALGLIEQFAERPEDLPLVICPDGSVLRHPSDPELATCLGLLPDLDNSRVYDVAIVGAGPAGLATAVYAASEGLSVIVLDSRAPGGQAGASSRIENYLGFPTGITGQALAGRAFVQAQKFGAHVAIPVKVKALHCDEQPHRLELKCGGSVTAQAIVIASGAVYRRPAIEGLERFDGRGVYYWASPVEAKLCKHEEIVLVGGGNSAGQAIVYLATHAKRVHVLIRRSDFAATMSRYLIDRIASLPNVIVHPHTEIGGIDGDESGLTSVGLKKPLPDGTQQFNTRHLFLFTGADPNTDWLRTCGVQLDPKGFVLTGVDGDNSCSLTTSVDGVFAIGDARAGSTKRVAAAVGEGAAVVSQIHQMLAVNAGEAIALGA